The Vitis riparia cultivar Riparia Gloire de Montpellier isolate 1030 chromosome 10, EGFV_Vit.rip_1.0, whole genome shotgun sequence genome includes a region encoding these proteins:
- the LOC117922947 gene encoding putative F-box protein At3g52320, protein MAHRCRGRKELKAPDKDENCVSAREPFLPQEIVIEILNWMPVKYLLRMKCVCKQWNDLIQDRYFIQKHISLTNSRYVYYFNRQKVEGNMDEEDDDKDKSKKETFHLVCGCDGMLLKRSNASQKCLIHNPTTRKILYLPDSDHDLSLSISFSFVPSIGEYKLVSIYEDTATGNEGCEVITVGVDESWRPLQLPNSHGPNQSRRKLSVASAGAAVHCFRVTEVVGEVFEEVVSLDLETECFTSTILEPGLYSDWKKVWALNWNGRPALAETGREELKVLVIEDYKKKYKLAENKFGVSLGGAKKVMQGEDFVPLVAERGILWVWLRDKKMFGYDIKHGRVRRELSVPEGYRITDTMYIGRESLATLRGMQKQPSSWLV, encoded by the coding sequence ATGGCCCATAGATGTCGAGGAAGGAAGGAGCTGAAGGCCCCTGATAAAGACGAGAATTGTGTTTCAGCTAGAGAACCATTTTTACCCCAAGAAATCGTCATTGAGATCCTGAACTGGATGCCAGTAAAGTATTTGTTAAGGATGAAATGTGTGTGCAAACAATGGAATGATTTAATTCAAGACCGCTATTTCATCCAAAAGCATATTAGTCTCACTAATAGTCGCTATGTATACTATTTCAATAGACAGAAAGTTGAAGGTAACATGgatgaggaagatgatgacAAGGACAAGTCTAAAAAGGAGACATTCCATCTGGTCTGTGGTTGTGATGGAATGCTACTAAAGAGAAGCAATGCCTCCCAGAAGTGTTTAATTCATAATCCTACCACCCGCAAAATACTATATCTGCCTGACTCTGATCATGATCTTAGCCTTAGCATATCATTCTCTTTTGTACCATCCATTGGTGAGTATAAATTGGTCTCTATATATGAAGATACTGCCACTGGTAACGAAGGTTGTGAAGTTATTACTGTCGGTGTCGACGAGTCTTGGAGGCCTCTACAACTCCCTAACTCACATGGTCCTAACCAGAGTAGAAGGAAACTCTCTGTTGCCTCTGCAGGTGCAGCTGTTCACTGCTTTAGAGTAACCGAGGTTGTGGGGGAGGTATTTGAAGAAGTGGTCTCTCTTGATTTGGAGACAGAGTGCTTCACAAGTACTATTTTGGAGCCGGGCTTATATTCGGATTGGAAGAAGGTTTGGGCTTTGAATTGGAATGGGCGTCCGGCACTTGCAGAGACAGGAAGAGAAGAGCTCAAGGTGCTGGTGATAGAAGATTACAAAAAGAAGTACAAACTGGCTGAAAACAAGTTTGGTGTCTCATTGGGAGGGGCAAAAAAAGTTATGCAGGGAGAAGATTTTGTTCCTCTTGTTGCTGAGCGTGGCATTTTGTGGGTCTGGCTGAGAGACAAGAAGATGTTTGGTTATGATATCAAACATGGAAGAGTTCGTCGAGAGTTATCTGTGCCCGAGGGTTACCGTATTACAGACACAATGTATATTGGCAGAGAAAGCTTAGCAACATTGAGGGGAATGCAGAAGCAGCCAAGTTCTTGGCTGGTTTGA